A region of Pyxidicoccus parkwaysis DNA encodes the following proteins:
- the cheB gene encoding chemotaxis-specific protein-glutamate methyltransferase CheB, with protein MTAPAPIRVLVVDDSAFARKVLKQVLSNAEGLEVVGTARDGLDALEKVAELAPDVLTLDLVMPGLDGLGVLRALASIPSAPRVVVVSSAGEESELAVSALQAGAVELVNKPTALATDRLYELGAELVEAVRTAARAVPHAAPDVAVATAPGGALAGMPAPARKLVVVGTSTGGPQALTRLLTALPADFPAPMALALHIPVGYTLAVAKRLDAQCSLEVLEAEDGVELRPGRVVLARAGHHLKVERHGAVSVARLDRHPLRMPHHPSVDVLFESAAKAWGADAVGLVLTGMGEDGREGSRAIRAAGGTVLTEAESSCVVYGMPRAVVEAGLATASAPLEGLVPLLNRYVR; from the coding sequence ATGACGGCCCCCGCTCCCATCCGCGTGCTGGTGGTGGACGACTCCGCCTTCGCGCGCAAGGTGCTCAAGCAGGTGCTCTCCAACGCGGAAGGCCTGGAGGTGGTGGGCACCGCGCGAGACGGCCTGGACGCGCTGGAGAAGGTGGCCGAGCTGGCCCCCGACGTCCTCACCCTCGATTTGGTGATGCCCGGCCTGGACGGGCTGGGTGTGCTGCGCGCCCTCGCCTCCATCCCCTCCGCGCCGCGCGTGGTGGTGGTGAGCAGCGCGGGCGAGGAGAGCGAATTGGCCGTGTCCGCGCTCCAGGCCGGCGCGGTGGAGTTGGTGAACAAGCCCACCGCGCTCGCCACGGACCGGCTCTACGAGCTGGGCGCGGAGTTGGTGGAGGCGGTGCGCACGGCGGCCCGCGCGGTGCCCCACGCGGCGCCGGACGTGGCCGTGGCCACGGCGCCGGGGGGGGCCCTGGCGGGAATGCCCGCGCCGGCGCGCAAGCTGGTGGTGGTGGGCACGTCCACCGGAGGCCCGCAGGCCCTCACGAGACTCTTGACAGCGCTGCCCGCGGACTTCCCCGCGCCCATGGCGCTCGCGCTGCACATCCCCGTGGGCTACACGCTGGCGGTGGCGAAGCGGCTGGACGCGCAGTGCTCGCTGGAGGTGCTGGAGGCGGAGGACGGCGTGGAGCTGCGCCCCGGGCGCGTGGTGCTGGCGCGCGCCGGGCACCACCTCAAGGTGGAGCGCCACGGCGCGGTGAGCGTGGCGCGGCTGGACAGGCACCCTTTGCGCATGCCGCACCACCCCTCGGTGGACGTCCTCTTCGAGAGCGCCGCGAAGGCCTGGGGCGCGGACGCGGTGGGCCTGGTGCTCACCGGCATGGGCGAGGACGGACGCGAAGGCTCGCGCGCCATCCGCGCCGCGGGCGGCACCGTCCTCACCGAGGCCGAGTCGTCCTGCGTGGTGTACGGCATGCCCCGCGCCGTGGTGGAGGCGGGGCTCGCCACCGCCTCCGCCCCCCTGGAGGGCCTGGTGCCGTTGCTCAATCGCTACGTCCGCTGA
- a CDS encoding fatty acid desaturase family protein: MLRYSADRRTLLWCLAMPVVALSMYAAPSLIPYLCPLACYLALSAGVIAHNHNHCPTFRNRKMNEAMGMWLSLFYGYPTFVWIPTHNLNHHKFVNKAGDATITWRYSKKHNFLVAFVYPFVSSYWQQEPTKAFIDKARERNPALFRQIVLQYVIWGGTHAALLALAMVLHGVSAGARIWVFAFFIPAMFSLWTIMFFNYIQHVHADPWSDHDHSRSFTGKAINFFLFNNGLHAVHHETPGLHWSLLPEAHAKIAASVHPDLKPVSFFGWCFRVYVLAPLFPSFGTKQVGRAPYEPPTGETVNVAFGDELQAVDSGINAARV, translated from the coding sequence ATGCTTCGATACTCCGCTGACCGCCGGACGCTGCTGTGGTGCCTGGCGATGCCCGTGGTGGCCCTGTCGATGTACGCGGCCCCCTCGCTGATTCCCTATCTCTGCCCCTTGGCTTGCTATCTGGCATTGTCGGCGGGCGTCATCGCGCACAATCACAACCACTGCCCGACCTTCCGCAACCGGAAGATGAACGAGGCCATGGGCATGTGGCTGTCGCTCTTCTACGGCTACCCCACCTTCGTGTGGATTCCGACGCACAACCTCAACCACCACAAGTTCGTGAACAAGGCGGGCGACGCGACGATTACGTGGCGCTACTCCAAGAAGCACAACTTCCTGGTGGCCTTCGTCTACCCCTTCGTCTCCTCGTACTGGCAGCAGGAGCCCACCAAGGCCTTCATCGACAAGGCCCGTGAGCGCAACCCGGCGCTGTTCCGCCAGATTGTCCTCCAGTACGTCATCTGGGGCGGCACGCACGCGGCGCTGCTCGCGCTGGCCATGGTGCTGCACGGCGTCAGCGCCGGCGCCCGCATCTGGGTCTTCGCCTTCTTCATCCCGGCGATGTTCTCGCTGTGGACCATCATGTTCTTCAACTACATCCAGCACGTCCACGCGGACCCCTGGAGCGACCACGACCACAGCCGCAGCTTCACCGGCAAGGCCATCAACTTCTTCCTCTTCAACAACGGCCTCCACGCGGTGCACCACGAGACGCCGGGCCTCCACTGGAGCCTGCTGCCCGAGGCGCACGCGAAGATTGCGGCCTCCGTCCACCCGGACCTCAAGCCCGTCAGCTTCTTCGGCTGGTGCTTCCGCGTGTACGTGCTGGCGCCCCTGTTCCCCAGCTTCGGCACGAAGCAGGTGGGCCGCGCGCCCTACGAGCCGCCCACCGGCGAGACGGTCAACGTGGCCTTCGGCGACGAACTGCAGGCCGTGGACTCGGGCATCAACGCCGCCCGCGTCTGA
- a CDS encoding PilZ domain-containing protein has translation MMTASGRIRPPPALVTAAPRVLWVGPAGEPWLAVTRALRLAGGESHLVSTLDAASSEVPRLKPSLVLVHWRLVSEARGPALSALRTRSGHAPVALVVEADTPAEVLEAGESEGVEDCLLLPLRFSELRARLAVLTGEPRAAAPVRPVERFSPRVVLMAGASGPRAWGGLGALLEACGHHLVYSASVEGAAVRLADGAVVPHLVLVSGEGPLAALRLLSTLRSRAVLEGVPALTVAVGPGTRAPGLAALLPRIDALLGRDSGSLHVEERVPFCCPVEFGEGGSRESEWTSGFSVALSPGGLIVRTLVPLRPGTAVKLRIHLPTTRERLDTPGVVAWANPFAPRGGLSFPYGMGVRFLGMGPPRLMHLRQLCQPVASL, from the coding sequence ATGATGACGGCTTCAGGACGCATCCGTCCGCCGCCCGCCCTGGTGACTGCCGCGCCGCGCGTGCTGTGGGTGGGCCCTGCTGGGGAGCCGTGGCTGGCGGTGACGCGGGCCCTGCGTCTGGCGGGCGGTGAGTCCCATCTCGTGTCCACGCTGGACGCCGCGAGCTCGGAAGTCCCGCGCCTCAAGCCCTCGCTGGTGCTGGTGCACTGGCGGCTCGTGTCGGAAGCGCGCGGCCCCGCGCTGAGCGCGCTGCGCACGCGCTCCGGCCACGCGCCGGTGGCCCTGGTGGTGGAGGCGGACACCCCGGCCGAGGTGCTGGAGGCGGGCGAGTCCGAGGGCGTGGAGGACTGCCTCCTGCTGCCCCTGCGCTTCTCCGAGTTGCGCGCCCGGCTGGCGGTCCTCACCGGGGAGCCGCGGGCGGCGGCGCCGGTGCGCCCGGTGGAGCGCTTCAGCCCCCGCGTGGTGCTGATGGCGGGCGCCAGCGGCCCGCGCGCGTGGGGCGGGCTGGGCGCGCTCTTGGAGGCGTGCGGCCACCACCTCGTCTACAGCGCCAGCGTGGAGGGCGCGGCGGTGCGGCTGGCGGACGGCGCCGTGGTGCCGCACCTGGTGCTCGTCTCCGGCGAGGGGCCGCTGGCGGCGCTGCGGCTGTTGTCCACGCTGCGCTCGCGGGCGGTGCTGGAGGGCGTGCCGGCGCTCACCGTGGCGGTGGGTCCGGGGACGCGGGCTCCGGGGCTGGCGGCGCTGCTGCCGCGCATCGACGCGCTGCTGGGCCGGGACTCGGGCTCGCTGCACGTGGAGGAGCGGGTGCCCTTCTGCTGCCCGGTGGAGTTCGGCGAGGGCGGCTCGCGCGAGTCGGAGTGGACGTCCGGCTTCTCCGTCGCGCTGAGCCCCGGCGGCCTCATCGTCCGCACGCTGGTGCCGCTGCGCCCGGGGACGGCGGTGAAGCTGCGCATCCACCTGCCCACCACGCGCGAGCGGCTGGACACGCCCGGCGTGGTGGCCTGGGCCAACCCCTTCGCGCCGCGCGGCGGCCTGTCCTTCCCGTACGGCATGGGCGTACGCTTCCTCGGCATGGGCCCGCCGCGCCTCATGCACCTGCGGCAACTCTGCCAGCCGGTGGCCTCACTCTAG
- a CDS encoding response regulator, with amino-acid sequence MRRKKVLLVDDSATVLLLHRGMLMELGYEAVTARDGLEALARAEMERPDLVFLDVVMPHLDGLETCRALRTREPTRHTPIILCSTRAEPRSVQAGFDSGCSEYLAKPFDGAELRALLHRYLG; translated from the coding sequence ATGCGACGCAAGAAAGTCCTGCTGGTGGATGACTCGGCCACGGTGTTGCTGTTGCACCGGGGCATGCTGATGGAGCTGGGCTACGAGGCCGTCACCGCGCGCGACGGACTGGAGGCCCTGGCGCGGGCGGAGATGGAGCGGCCGGACCTGGTCTTCCTGGACGTCGTCATGCCGCACCTGGACGGCCTGGAGACGTGCCGGGCGCTGCGCACGCGCGAGCCCACGCGCCACACGCCCATCATCCTCTGCAGCACCCGCGCCGAGCCGCGCAGCGTGCAGGCCGGCTTCGACAGCGGCTGCTCCGAGTACCTCGCCAAGCCCTTCGACGGCGCGGAGCTCCGCGCCCTCCTGCACCGCTACCTGGGCTGA
- a CDS encoding sensor histidine kinase, which produces MAPTPAKKRQRPPAAPPSEAPAVPLLALLEGLPDAFFLLDAEWRFLYVSPRMAELTEGRCGTGDDLRRACPSLLDLRRHVRFEEPATEQAAARFEHGWPERDLCFDVRVRPMESGLLVHCRDITGERRAREELRRTSETFRSILEGTTDAVYTKDLQGRYQLINSAGAKAVGYTVEGMLGKTDHELFAPEVAKANAANDREVYAFGRTVTYEDAQPGAEGPRVWLSTKGVLRDSEGKVSGLFGISRDITQRKWAEEESRRHSEFQEQLMGIVSHDIRSPLGAIMNWSRVLAESGTAEEAKHTSKRIATAAVRIERLTRLLLDFTRTRLVGGVAIEPRSMDLKDLAAKVAHEFRVAFPQRLVEVEHKGNTQGTWDPDRLGQVASNLVENALKYSPAETPVHLAVRGVRNKVVLEVRNAGRPIPDNLLPHLFEPFRRGPQTARTLKMSYGLGLYIVREIVQAHGGTIEVSSSEGEGTAFTVTLPRRSQPTRPNGPPPPPSL; this is translated from the coding sequence ATGGCTCCCACCCCCGCCAAGAAGCGCCAGCGCCCTCCGGCCGCGCCCCCTTCCGAGGCGCCCGCCGTACCGCTCCTCGCGCTCCTGGAGGGCCTGCCTGACGCCTTCTTCCTCCTCGACGCCGAGTGGCGCTTCCTCTACGTCAGCCCCCGCATGGCGGAGCTGACGGAGGGCCGCTGCGGTACCGGGGACGACCTGCGCCGCGCGTGCCCCTCGCTGTTGGATTTGCGCCGCCACGTGCGCTTCGAGGAGCCCGCCACCGAGCAGGCCGCCGCGCGCTTCGAGCACGGCTGGCCGGAGCGGGACTTGTGCTTCGACGTCCGCGTGCGCCCGATGGAGAGCGGCCTGCTGGTGCACTGCCGGGACATCACCGGCGAGCGCCGCGCGCGCGAGGAGCTCCGGCGCACCAGCGAGACGTTCCGCTCCATCCTCGAGGGGACGACGGACGCCGTCTACACCAAGGACCTGCAGGGCCGTTACCAGCTCATCAACTCCGCGGGCGCGAAGGCGGTGGGCTACACGGTGGAGGGCATGCTCGGGAAGACGGACCACGAGCTCTTCGCGCCAGAAGTCGCGAAGGCCAACGCCGCCAACGACAGGGAGGTGTACGCCTTCGGCCGCACCGTCACCTACGAGGACGCCCAGCCGGGCGCCGAGGGCCCGCGCGTGTGGCTGTCCACCAAGGGCGTGCTGCGGGACTCGGAGGGAAAGGTGTCCGGCCTCTTCGGCATCAGCCGCGACATCACCCAGCGCAAGTGGGCGGAAGAGGAGTCGCGCCGGCACTCGGAGTTCCAGGAACAGCTCATGGGCATCGTCAGCCATGACATCCGCAGCCCGCTGGGCGCCATCATGAACTGGTCCCGCGTGCTCGCGGAGAGCGGCACCGCGGAGGAGGCGAAGCACACCAGCAAGCGCATCGCCACGGCGGCGGTGCGGATTGAACGGCTCACCCGCCTCTTGCTGGACTTCACCCGCACGCGGCTGGTGGGCGGCGTGGCGATTGAGCCGCGCTCCATGGACCTGAAGGATTTGGCCGCGAAGGTGGCGCACGAGTTCCGCGTGGCCTTCCCGCAGCGCCTCGTCGAGGTGGAGCACAAGGGCAACACGCAGGGCACGTGGGACCCGGACCGGCTGGGACAGGTGGCGTCCAACCTGGTGGAGAACGCGCTGAAGTACAGCCCGGCGGAGACGCCGGTGCACCTGGCCGTGCGCGGCGTGCGCAACAAGGTGGTGCTGGAGGTGCGCAACGCCGGCCGCCCCATTCCGGACAACCTGCTGCCCCACCTCTTCGAGCCCTTCCGCCGGGGACCGCAGACGGCCCGCACGCTGAAGATGAGCTACGGGCTGGGGCTCTACATCGTCCGGGAAATCGTCCAGGCCCACGGCGGCACGATTGAGGTCTCCTCCAGCGAGGGCGAGGGCACTGCCTTCACCGTGACGCTGCCGCGCCGCTCTCAGCCGACGCGGCCCAATGGCCCGCCGCCCCCTCCGTCCCTGTAG
- a CDS encoding glycoside hydrolase family 1 protein encodes MSRRAVLALPLALAACSDRPAFDAEDIRHATLGAGLPSGFLLGTATASHQIEGGTVNDWSAWEQSAFPDGRPHIKDGSVSGDAAQSWQRFDTDVALMKTLGANAYRFSLEWSRLQPARGQWDEAALARYREQARALRQQGITPLVTLYHFTLPQWVSDAGGWENPATLDDFEAYAAHVAEVLGDEVDWWCTVNEPNVLAVFGYLDGVWPPGKKDAKAMATALSHLIEAHARASRQLRVRDTVDADGDGYATRVGLAHHVRIFQPATGSTADITAAGLTDSFFNESVPLALRTGRIHLSVPGSVSIDREVADLKGSSDWLGLNYYSRDYVRQDFREASLSNQYVPSGRPVSDLGWDIYPEGLYLFLLRFRDLGIPLFVTENGMADAEGNRRPDYFRSHVYAVEQAVKEGADVRGYFHWSLMDNFEWAEGYTPRFGLFRVDFDSPDKARAPTPAVESFQDVARNLGLMPTP; translated from the coding sequence ATGAGCCGCCGCGCCGTCCTCGCCCTTCCGCTCGCGCTCGCCGCGTGCAGCGACAGGCCCGCCTTCGACGCGGAGGACATCCGCCACGCCACGCTCGGCGCCGGCCTGCCCTCGGGCTTCCTCCTCGGCACCGCCACCGCCAGCCACCAGATTGAGGGCGGCACCGTCAACGACTGGAGCGCGTGGGAGCAGAGCGCCTTCCCCGACGGCCGGCCCCACATCAAGGACGGCAGCGTGTCCGGCGACGCCGCGCAGTCCTGGCAGCGCTTCGACACCGACGTCGCCCTGATGAAGACGCTGGGCGCCAATGCCTACCGCTTCAGCCTGGAGTGGAGCCGCCTCCAGCCCGCGCGCGGCCAGTGGGACGAGGCCGCCCTCGCCCGCTACCGCGAGCAGGCCCGCGCCCTTCGCCAGCAGGGAATCACCCCGCTGGTGACGCTGTACCACTTCACCCTGCCGCAGTGGGTCTCCGACGCGGGCGGCTGGGAGAACCCCGCCACGCTCGACGACTTCGAGGCCTATGCCGCCCACGTCGCCGAAGTCCTGGGTGACGAGGTCGACTGGTGGTGCACCGTCAACGAGCCCAACGTGCTCGCGGTGTTCGGCTACCTCGACGGCGTGTGGCCTCCGGGGAAGAAGGACGCGAAGGCCATGGCCACCGCGCTGTCGCACCTCATCGAGGCCCACGCGCGCGCCTCCCGGCAGCTGCGCGTCCGCGACACCGTGGACGCCGACGGCGACGGGTACGCCACCCGCGTGGGCCTGGCGCACCACGTGCGCATCTTCCAGCCCGCCACCGGCTCCACCGCGGACATCACCGCCGCCGGCCTCACCGACTCCTTCTTCAACGAGAGCGTCCCGCTGGCGCTGCGCACCGGCCGCATCCACCTGTCCGTGCCCGGCAGCGTGAGCATCGACCGCGAAGTCGCGGACCTGAAGGGCTCCAGCGACTGGCTCGGCCTCAACTACTACTCGCGTGACTACGTGCGGCAGGACTTCCGCGAAGCGTCGCTTTCCAATCAGTACGTCCCCTCGGGGCGCCCTGTGAGTGACCTGGGCTGGGACATCTATCCCGAGGGGCTCTACCTGTTCCTGCTCCGCTTCCGTGATTTGGGCATCCCCCTGTTCGTCACGGAGAATGGAATGGCGGACGCCGAAGGAAACCGGCGACCGGATTACTTCCGTAGCCATGTGTACGCGGTGGAGCAGGCAGTCAAAGAGGGGGCGGATGTGCGCGGCTACTTCCACTGGAGCCTGATGGACAACTTCGAGTGGGCCGAGGGCTACACGCCCCGCTTCGGCCTCTTCCGCGTGGACTTCGACAGTCCCGACAAGGCACGCGCCCCCACTCCCGCCGTGGAGAGCTTCCAGGACGTCGCCCGCAACCTCGGCCTCATGCCCACGCCTTGA